In Bacillus sp. Cs-700, one genomic interval encodes:
- a CDS encoding LysM peptidoglycan-binding domain-containing protein: MRKQAGGLSGIDFLVIISFVAVLIIVFVSLRTAAAEEYDRYTTIQLEHGDTVLEIADEYRSAHELSDQKFVSWVEDANRIDANRITAGDTLIIPVEANATALGGTE; this comes from the coding sequence ATGAGAAAGCAAGCTGGGGGCTTGTCTGGAATTGATTTTCTTGTCATTATATCTTTTGTAGCTGTGTTAATTATTGTGTTCGTATCTTTGCGAACAGCTGCAGCTGAGGAGTATGATCGGTATACAACGATTCAACTGGAGCACGGGGATACGGTTTTAGAAATTGCTGATGAATATCGTTCCGCACATGAATTGTCAGATCAGAAATTTGTTAGCTGGGTTGAAGACGCTAATCGCATAGATGCTAATCGAATTACAGCAGGAGATACTCTCATCATCCCTGTTGAAGCGAACGCTACCGCACTTGGGGGTACAGAATAA